AACAGTGATAATTTTTGTATCTTTCTACCATTTAATTTTAGAAAGCTTTTAAGTTGGGTTTGAAGTCCTCACTCATACATGTTTTCGAGAGGTCATTCAAGACCATGTTTGAACAAGTATCTCAGCCTTGCATAAAGGGATGACCGAGCACACAAACACTACCCAGCAAACAGAAAAAAAGCTAGAACATCAGATAATAGTATTAATATTCAAAATTATTTCCAAAAAATCTGATTAATTAAATAATTAAAATAAGAAACTTTAAAATTAATATTACATCAACTACGGTAAGAAATTAAACCTTCTATAAATTTACAACTAATAATATTTCAAATCATGAAGCAAAATTTTCTTTCTATCACAAACAAACTTAAAAAAACACAAAAATTAAATAGCAACAATAAATGTTAAATTTAAATTTTGGTTAAAAAGGTTGACAAAATTATTTTGGTTAAAACGATAAATTGAAAACAACAAATAACGAACCGGTATACAAGTCGGTGGTACTTTCTTTTAAAGACAAGTACAAAAAATGAAACTTGTTAATTTTAAAACCAATCAAAATTTATACAGTACTAATTATAAGCTTTACAATTGTTTTACATAAAAACAAATAACCAAGATAAAGAATATATATAGATATTAATTTATAATTTAGTTAACTTTTTATTAATCTTACTAATATCCTACATAAAACTCCAATAAAACACAACAAATTATTTCAAATAGTTTTAAATTTGCATTTATGTTTATAATTCTATAACAAGTTTCAGTGTATATCATATTTGTTCGTTTTTAAAATATAAATATAAAAATTAAACTAATATTATAGAAAAAAATCCGGGCGTAGCCCGAAAAACCCCTTAGTATTTCTAAAACTGAAAAAAATTGAGTTTATTGTTAAGATTCAATTCTTAAAAAGCTTGATTTCAAATTAAAAGACTTTAAGAAAATGGCAAGATATTGAAAAGATTTTTGGTTTTTTTTGTCCTATTCAAGTATAATATTTCAAGGATTAAGGAATATATATATATATATAAGAATAATTTAATAAAATTTTGAGACAAAAATAAGTTTTGTGGTTATCTAAAATATTTATAGACCCACTTGTAATTTTATTTAAAAAAATGCGATTTCCAAAAATTATTGATTAGTTTTAGTATAATTGTTGAATATTTAAGTAGATTCGGATAATATTTTCATAAAAACTCGAAAGATTTATTTATATTTTTAGATTATGTAGTTGTCAATACATGACAAAGTGATGTCTAATATTCTCTGGTTCGATTGCCCCCCTTTAGTGCAGAACTATTAGTTCCGCATGTGGTTACTGGCATATTTATATGAGAAAATCACCAGTTTTCCGGGATGTCTTCAGCAGCGGTGTCATTAGACACTAATCGGGATTCGCCTAGGTGGATTTCGAATACCTGAGTCATTAAAAAAAAAATCTTGGGATAATGAATTAAAATGATTTTCGTCTTAAAAAGTAATAGGTTGTGAAAAAGTGACTTGATATACTATAAGTCTATAGATAATTAATGTTCATCATAAACATTGAATGTAGAATAGGTTATAGCCGTTCATTAAAATGTTTTTTTTTGTTATGCATCAATAGTCTGAATGATATTTTATTTCACAAAAATTATGCAAAATATAAATATATGCAAAAAAAAAAATAGTCAATGTAAGAACCATATACATAAAGTTAAAGGTGTATGCTAAATCACAATGTAATGTTTCGGTCAGTATTAGTTTGAGTCAATTCTGTGACGTAACTTAAATCGTGTACAACAGATGCAAACATACCAGGTGATGATTTGGTTTCAGTTTTTGGTTTTTAGATTTTTGTTTTAGATTTCATTTTTTGGTTTTTGGTTTTTAACTTTTAGATTTAGATTTTTTATTTTCAGCTTTTGGTTTTGGTTTTTGGTTTTTAGATTTTGGTTTTGCTTTATTCTAAGTTTTTTTTTATAAAATAAGCAATACATTGTTTTAAAATAATTTTTTTTTAAATTACCATTAAAAAATTTATCAAAATATAGTGGCTGTTATTTAAAATAAAAACATCACCATGTTTTAAATTATTTTATTTTAAGTGTTATACTTAAATATAATTTATAAATTTTATTACATAAAATATTTTTCGTTTTTTAGAACTTGAATGGCTATTTTCAAATTAATATAATATATTGTATTAATAAAATATTTTAAATTTTATAATTTTTAGTTGTTGTTTATTATGTATAATAATATTATTCAATAATTTATTTATAGATATTAAGAATTAATTGGCTACAATAATACTAAAATTATCTATATTTATTTACATATATGAAACACATAAATTATTTTACATTAATGTTAAATGATAAAAAAATTGTATGAGAATTTTATCTTTATGAGAATATTATTTACTTAATTAATTAAAATATAGTATTTTATACAAAATAAACAAAATTCGTTTTTATATTGAAAACTCACAAAAGTTGGTTTTTAGCATTTCTTCACAAATTGGTTGAAATTTTAAAAACTAGTTTCCCTTAATTTTAGGGAATCTATTTGTTAAAAAACTTGATTGGCAAGTGAAATGGTTCTTACAAAACCAAAAACTAAAAGCTAAAACTTGATTGGATAAAAAATGGTTTTTTACAAAATCAAAAACCAAAAACTAAAACAAAAACTACAAACAATCAACCTCAAGATTCCGATACATATATACACTACTAATTTATACTCTTTTCTTCAGCATTTATACTTTGAAATTCTGTTATAAACAAATCAAAATTGAATCTATCTTAAATTTAAATTAATATGAAATATATATAAAAATTTACTATAGAAAAGAGAAATTTAAATTAATATTTAAGAAATTTGGTTATTTTAAATAATTAATAAATTAAAATATAAGTTTTGAGTTTTTGGACCGGTCCTAATTCAAATGAGTTTAACTCCAAAACATCTAAAGTCTATATGGACTAAACATGGAAAACTTGATTTCTTAAATTTATATAATTAAACCTAAGCTTGGTAATTTATAGGATTGAGCAGATCTAGATTGCGAACTTCAGCCTTAGTTGACAGGTCAAGCTAGTGTCAATTTGATCTAAGTTAGCCAGATATTATTCTTGTCACATAAGCCCATTGAAACCATGTACAAAAATGGGCCTCTCATGAACACTTGTCAGCGTGGGGAGCGTTTCATGCGGACGCGGCCCATGACTCGCCGAAAAGAAATCTCCACATCGTACGTAGGGCAATTCCGTTATTTTAAGAAAAAAATTGAAGCAGATCTGACTTTTTCTCCAAGAAAAAATCTCCACCGTTGGATCTTCCCGACCCCTTCGCCACGTTCTTCTCTCTTATAAAAACGCAAACCCCTCTGCCTCGGATCTCACTCAAACCATTGTCACTGTGTAATATCTCATCTTCAATCTCTCTCTCTCACTCTCGCTCGCGTATTGGATTCGAAAATGGGTGAGTATCTCCTTCGTTGATTTGGTTTCTCTAATCTATTGATGAATGCATTCTGATCTGATTGTTTTTTTGGATTTGTAGCTGGCGGTAAGATCAAGATCGGAATCAACGGTGAGTCTCTGCTTAATTAGTTTTTTTTTTTTTTTTTTTTTTNNCGTATGATCATTCCTTCTCTCCTGAGCCATTCTCAAGTAAGATTTTCTGGGATCATCAATGTGTGTGTGTGTATTTCAATTGTGAATACATTTCAATTCAATGTCTCAGCCAACATATCGACCAAAATCTCAATTCGAAATTTTGTTTGTAATTTTTTTTTTTTTTTTTTTTTTTTTGCTTTCGTATATGTAGCAGATGTGTTGAATCTGACGTTTTGGTTTATGTAATCGCTAGGATTCGGAAGAATCGGTCGTTTGGTTGCTAGAGTTGTTCTTCAGAGAGACGACGTTGAGCTCGTAGCCGTCAACGATCCCTTCATCACCACTGAGTACATGGTTCGTTTCCTTCCGACGACGTCGTTTTGATCCTGGACTGTTGATTTATACTTTAGATTAAGAGTCTGGTTTAGTTGGTTAAATCTCATGTTGATTCAGATGATTAGATGGTGTGTTTTTCTTGAGCTGATATGATTGTAATGTCATCGATTGAGTCAAGAGTGTGAAGAGTGTAATTGATTATACTCTCCGTGTTTGATTGTTGCAGACGTACATGTTCAAGTACGACAGTGTTCACGGTCAATGGAAACACAATGAGCTCAAGGTCAAGGATGAGAAGACTCTTCTCTTTGGTGAGAAGCCAGTCACCGTCTTTGGTATTAGGTACATTTACTAGATGACTATTATTTCTCAGTGTGTGTGTGTTTTTTTAATCTGATAAGTGATTTTTTTGTTTGTTTGTGAAGGAACCCTGAGGATATCCCATGGGGTGAAGCTGGAGCTGACTTCGTTGTTGAGTCTACAGGTGTTTTCACTGACAAGGACAAAGCTGCTGCTCACTTGAAGGTTTGTTTTTATATTGTTAGTCTTGGATGATTCTTCAGTAATTAGTAGACTTGTGATGCTTCAACTGATTGATTTGGTGAATTTGTTTGTTCAGGGTGGTGCTAAGAAGGTTGTCATCTCTGCTCCGAGCAAGGACGCTCCCATGTTTGTTGTTGGTGTTAACGAGCACGAGTACAAGTCCGACCTTGACATTGTCTCCAACGCTAGTTGCACCACTAACTGCCTTGCTCCCCTTGCCAAGGTAAAAGACCTCATGGCCTGTTTATAATTGAATTTGATAGTGTTATGCTGAACCTCTTTCCAATTTTGGGTTGCTTCTTCCTTTAGGTTATCAACGACAGGTTCGGAATTGTTGAGGGTCTCATGACTACCGTCCACTCTATCACTGGTAAATTTCTCAGTCTTCTAAAAATGTTAAACCGAACTGTTTGCTTATATTAGTTAACTCTGATCTAATGGGTTCTGCTTTTATGGTATCAGCTACTCAGAAGACTGTTGATGGACCATCAATGAAGGACTGGAGAGGTGGGAGAGCTGCTTCATTCAACATCATTCCCAGCAGCACTGGAGCTGCCAAGGCTGTCGGAAAGGTGCTTCCACAGCTCAATGGAAAGTTGACAGGAATGTCCTTCCGTGTTCCCACCGTTGATGTCTCAGTTGTTGACCTCACGGTTAGACTCGAGAAAGCTGCTACCTACGACCAGATCAAGAAGGCTATCAAGTAAGCTAGCTTTCGGTTCTACTTAGCGTAGTTTCATCATATCTTGATAACTAACTGGTTGAATTGTTTAACAATACGCACAGGGAGGAATCTGAAGGAAAGCTGAAAGGAATCCTTGGTTACACCGAAGACGATGTTGTGTCAACTGACTTCATTGGTGACAGCAGGTCGAGCATTTTTGACGCAAAGGCTGGAATCGCATTGAGTGACAACTTCGTGAAGCTGGTGTCGTGGTATGACAACGAATGGGGTTACAGTACCCGTGTGGTCGACTTGATCGTTCACATGTCAAAGGCCTAAACCCTGACAAGATCTCTAATGATGTTTGGGGAGGAAGAAGTCTTTATTTTCAATTAATAATTTGAACTCTATTTTCGGTTTGTAGACCTGTTTGTTTTCTGAAGAGGCCCTTTAGGCTGATATATTGAGTTACTCTCTTTATCGTTTGTTCAGATTTAAGACCTAAATCAAAGCTTAATTCTAATACGTTTCGGAAGTTATAGATAATTTTTGATCAACCTAAACATGGTGAAAGGCTCTCTGAAGAGAAACACTCAGATCTAATAATGTCAAACAGATGGTCAAGGATGATGTTTTTCGTTAATGCCTCCAGTAGATTCCCAAATGGGCACTTGCGTCTTTTATAACTTAAACCCAATGCAAACCGGATTGTAGTGTAGATTTCAAGTTGTTCTAGCGGTAGCTATTGACGGTTCTTCTAACATGAGTAATGGCTCTGGTCATCATCTTTTATTTACATACATATGATTGCATTAAAGTATTACAGATGTAAACATTACAGTGTCTTCACCATTACAAACTCTTGTTGAATTCTCATTTCTTCCCAGCAATCATATGGCTCGTGGCTTGTTCATAGAAAGAACATTACTTTGAGTTAACTTCAATCTGTCACAAGCAAAAGAGAAAAGTAACACTGAAAAATTATAAAGACAAGGAGTGGTAGACCACACTGAATATATAAACCCAAGGGACGTTGAGAAATAGCTAGAAACTTTAAGTATCAAAAGATAAGGTTTTGATTAACACTTAAATGGTTAAGGATACAAAAGAGGATACGGATTCACACAAAACTTCAGATGCTCCTGTAAACATAGATCACTCCATCTCAAAGTCAAGACACGGTGATAAGGAGATACATAGATGGTTTTCAAATGACTTACCTCTTCTCTTTAGCTTCAATCTCTTTCTAATGGATTGTATCTATCTTCAAACGAGTTTTGCTTCCTAGTTTCCCGACTGCTGCGGCGGTCATAACCATCGTCCCTTTTGGTTTTGTAATCTGAAGAACTTCTTTCACGAGATGATATGTGGTTCTGATGATGAGATTCCTTTTCGTGGCTACGTCGTTTGGTCCTTCTGTATTCATCATCATCATCATCATCTCTTCGAACACTGCGCTTGTATGATCTGTGACTTTGCTGTCTCTGTGAGCTACTGGAATCATATTCCTCATACCGCTTTCCTCTATCTGTACTGGTTCTAGTATCCATCGGATATTCACTATCTGCACGCTTCTCTCCTTTCCCTTGGTTATAGGCTCTCGCTGATGCGTCTGTCAATGTCGTTGACACACTTTCTTTCTGATCATTGCCTATAGAAGACGAGGAGGAGTGCAATGGCATTCCCTTCTCAAAACATCCAATTCCTCCTGCTAGCTTAACTTCTTCTGTAAATCCTTCTATCATATCACGCAACACCTACAAGACAAAAGATTGAGAAAACTCAATTTAAGTTTATTGCTAATTAAATGTCATATACACATGAAAGTACGTATGATTATAGAGCAACATCCAATTTTTCTCATACCTGTCGAGGAGTTCGTTTGACCTTCTTACCACGGTACGACATTCTTCGACGCTTGTAATCTCTCTCTTCAGCTAAAAGCTCTTCTCTTGTCTTCCGTTTATCCATATCCTACAACGTTATAGACAATACAATCTCGGTTCCTTCAGCAAAAACTCCTTAGAGTAATATGTGTTTCCTTCATGTTATATAACACAGTTAGTAGACAGTCTAGTATAAACCTGATTCGATGAGCGTTGTCTCGGAAGACCATCATGATCAATAATAGGTCGGTAGTTAGGACGTCCCTTCCGCTCCTCATCAGCTTTAGCCGTCATAACACCATGCTCAGCTACCCTTTACATCAAACTCAGATTCAAACATTGATAAGAATCTTAAATACTACACTGTGAAAATGGACAAATAATCAAGTTGAAAAACAGAATAGCCCTTCAAAGATTTGAAACCTACCGCTGATATCTTGTTAGTGGTTGCGCATATCGAATCGCTCTTATTTTTCGTTCAAGCTTGGATCTTTCATACAACGCTGCAACAGCTTCTGCCACATCCTCATTACCGAACTTTGCATCATCCATAACCTCGAGAACACCAGAGGATTCAGGTGACAGAAACAACATAATCCGAGAGGCAGACACTTCAATGCAGTGTTTAAACATGTCTAGAGCCAAAAACTTCCCGTTTCCTTCTCCATACAAGACAGCAAGGTGAGAAGCTAACCAAGACAACACTCGAACCAAAACCGGACACTCAAACGTTCTCCTTTCGCACGAATTAGCATCAGGCTCTATTATAAACCCACTAGCTTCCTCAACAACAGCTTTCAGACACAATCTAAAGAGCAAGAACACATGATCCCTAATGTATGTATCAATTATAACGCCATATCTCATGGAGTTCACCAGAATCCATGTACTTAACTCACTCATTCCAACCACTCTCGAACTCAGAATCGAAGAAAGAACACTATATGAATAAGAACTCGGATACTCTCTCCATCTCCCAATCTCACTCTTCACTGCATAGACATCAGACGGCAAGAGCCTTAACCGTTTATCAAACACACTCTTCTTCTTCTTCTTCTCTTCCTCACAAGAACCTACAAAATCACTGCAAAGTTTTAAACTTTTCTTGTTATTATCGATCCCAGAGAAGCTAACAACGCCTGGGCACTCCTTGTAGAAGAAACAAACGTCACCGCCGCCGTTATTTAACGGCAGCTCGAGCTTGTTCCGGTAACTAGTGAATGATCCAAGGAGGTGAGTGAGATCAAGAGGCTTTGGGCAACGAAGTGAATGGAGGAAGAGGGCTTCTGGTGGCATGAGGTGATTAGGATCAAACGGGCACCGAACAAAATTGTCATTTTTGAGAAGAGAAGAGTTATCTATAGATAGATTTTGCGAGAGGGAAGCTAATGTGCGTTGGGATTCTGAGATTAGGGACTGTAGAGAGGAGAGTGTACTGGAGATGGAGTGGATTGGTGGTGGAGATGGAGCGATGGAGAAAGTGTTGAGGTTTTGGACAGGATGAGGAGGTTGGGGGAAGAAATTAGGATTAGGGATTTGATAGTGAGGAAACGACGGTGGTCGATCCATCTGGCGACGGCGAACTTCACAGATTTTGAAAGGAAAAGAAAAATGTTTGAGACGAGACGTGTTTTCTTCTGTTATACAGTTTAACTAGTATTAGACATTATTTGTATATATTATCGATAGTTTTTTTTTTTATATATGTGATCATTTTATTTATATATATAAAATATTTTTTGTTGTTATTATATAATTTCTTTCCGATGGATCGGATCAATTTTTATTAAAAATAATGGAACAAAACTATAATTAATACATCATGGGTTGATCGGATTGGACATTAAACAAATTATGACATAAAAACCTTATTTTTTNNNNNNNNNNNNNNNNNNNNNNNNNNNNNNNNNNNNNNNNNNNNNNNNNNNNNNNNNNNNNNNNNNNNNNNNNNNNNNNNNNNNNNNNNNNNNNNNNNNNNNNNNNNNNNNNNNNNNNNNNNNNNNNNNNNNNNNNNNNNNNNNNNNNNNNNNNNNNNNNNNNNNNNNNNNNNNNNNNNNNNNNNNNNNNNNNNNNNNNNNNNNNNNNNNNNNNNNNNNNNNNNNNNNNNNNNNNNNNNNNNNNNNNNNNNNNNNNNNNNNNNNNNNNNNNNNNNNNNNNNNNNNNNNNNNNNNNNNNNNNNNNNNNNNNNNNNNNNNNNNNNNNNNNNNNNNNNNNNNNNNNNNNNNNNNNNNNNNNNNNNNNNNNNNNNNNNNNNNNNNNNNNNNNNNNNNNNNNNNNNNNNNNNNNNNNNNNNNNNNNNNNNNNNNNNNNNNNNNNNNNNNNNNNNNNNNNNNNNNNNNNNNNNNNNNNNNNNNNNNNNNNNNNNNNNNNNNNNNNNNNNNNNNNNNNNNNNNNNNNNNNNNNNNNNNNNNNNNNNNNNNNNNNNNNNNNNNNNNNNNNNNNNNNNNNNNNNNNNNNNNNNNNNNNNNNNNNNNNNNNNNNNNNNNNNNNNNNNNNNNNNNNNNNNNNNNNNNNNNNNNNNNNNNNNNNNNNNNNNNNNNNNNNNNNNNNNNNNNNNNNNNNNNNNNNNNNNNNNNNNNNNNNNNNNNNNNNNNNNNNNNNNNNNNNNNNNNNNNNNNNNNNNNNNNNNNNNNNNNNNNNNNNNNNNNNNNNNNNNNNNNNNNNNNNNNNNNNNNNNNNNNNNNNNNNNNNNNNNNNNNNNNNNNNNNNNNNNNNNNNNNNNNNNNNNNNNNNNNNNNNNNNNNNNNNNNNNNNNNNNNNNNNNNNNNNNNNNNNNNNNNNNNNNNNNNNNNNNNNNNNNNNNNNNNNNNNNNNNNNNNNNNNNNNNNNNNNNNNNNNNNNNNNNNNNNNNNNNNNNNNNNNNNNNNNNNNNNNNNNNNNNNNNNNNNNNNNNNNNNNNNNNNNNNNNNNNNNNNNNNNNNNNNNNNNNNNNNNNNNNNNNNNNNNNNNNNNNNNNNNNNNNNNNNNNNNNNNNNNNNNNNNNNNNNNNNNNNNNNNNNNNNNNNNNNNNNNNNNNNNNNNNNNNNNNNNNNNNNNNNNNNNNNNNNNNNNNNNNNNNNNNNNNNNNNNNNNNNNNNNNNNNNNNNNNNNNNNNNNNNNNNNNNNNNNNNNNNNNNNNNNNNNNNNNNNNNNNNNNNNNNNNNNNNNNNNNNNNNNNNNNNNNNNNNNNNNNNNNNNNNNNNNNNNNNNNNNNNNNNNNNNNNNNNNNNNNNNNNNNNTTTTTTTATTATATTGTTAATGTGATTGTTTAAGTTTTTTTAATAATATAAATTTAACAAAAATGAAGAAGGATGCAAAAATTGTTATCAAATCTTTATTATTCATAATCATTAATTCCCGTATATATGTAAATCATATTAGGTAATTCCGTAGCCTTTATTTAAGGAAAGAATACACACTTCATATATTTTAGGTTAATATAATGTTCTCTAGTGTTATATAATTATGGAATAATGTGACACCATTAGATGAAACTATACTTTATATTAGATGCTCTAGAATTCTTTGAAATAGAATTTAGAAGGCATTTAGAGTGCCACCTAGGATTTGGGATTTTTTTTAATTAATACAAAATTAAGGTTCTAATTTTTCAAATGTTTCTCAATTAATATATAGGGGATGTTTCGTACGCAAAGCCCATTAATTCTTTTTTTACAAGAGGCTTGTAGCATTTGATGAGAAACCCATTTAATATTGAAATTTCTCAAATCAAATTTTAATAGAAAAGATAACATTGAAATTTTTTGTCAAATGTTAAATGAGTAAAATTTCTAAACAAAAGACTTTCGGCAAATCTCTCTTTTATGTTCCTGTTTTTTATATTTATTTGTGTTTTCATTTTAAAAACAACTATTTTTGAAAATTTTAATTTTTATAGAGAACTATTGCAGATTTGGGATTATGATTTATAAATTAGGATAACAAGATTTTTTTTTTTAATAGATGAGTATTATTTCAGATTTTTTCATCAATAGGTTATATTTTTTTAATATTTTTTTTTGAAAACTGCTATTTTTTTTAAGTTTTCATTTTTATATAGAACTATTATAGATTTGGGATTGTGAATTAGAAATTAGTATAACAAGAATTTTTTTAAAAAATGAATATTCTTTCAGAATTTTTCATCAATAGGTTATATTTTTTAATATTTTTTAAAAAAACTGTTATTTATGAAAATTTTTTATTTTTATATAGAACTATTGTAGATTTGAGATTGTGATTTTGTAATTAGGATAACAAGATTTTTTTGCTGATAGATGAAAATACAATAGTTCAGAATTTTGGAAACTTTTCATTTTTATAGAAAACTATTGTAGATTTTGATTTGCTGTTTAAAAATTAGCATAACAAGATTTTTTGTTGATAGATGAGTATTCGTTCAGAATTTTTCATCAATAGGTTGTATTTTTGAAATATATTTTTAAAAACTGGTACTTTTGGAAAGTTATCATTTTTATAGAGAACGATTGTAGATTTGAGATTGTGATT
The DNA window shown above is from Brassica oleracea var. oleracea cultivar TO1000 chromosome C3, BOL, whole genome shotgun sequence and carries:
- the LOC106328523 gene encoding glyceraldehyde-3-phosphate dehydrogenase, cytosolic-like; amino-acid sequence: MAGGKIKIGINGFGRIGRLVARVVLQRDDVELVAVNDPFITTEYMTYMFKYDSVHGQWKHNELKVKDEKTLLFGEKPVTVFGIRNPEDIPWGEAGADFVVESTGVFTDKDKAAAHLKGGAKKVVISAPSKDAPMFVVGVNEHEYKSDLDIVSNASCTTNCLAPLAKVINDRFGIVEGLMTTVHSITATQKTVDGPSMKDWRGGRAASFNIIPSSTGAAKAVGKVLPQLNGKLTGMSFRVPTVDVSVVDLTVRLEKAATYDQIKKAIKEESEGKLKGILGYTEDDVVSTDFIGDSRSSIFDAKAGIALSDNFVKLVSWYDNEWGYSTRVVDLIVHMSKA
- the LOC106328250 gene encoding U11/U12 small nuclear ribonucleoprotein 48 kDa protein-like, giving the protein MDRPPSFPHYQIPNPNFFPQPPHPVQNLNTFSIAPSPPPIHSISSTLSSLQSLISESQRTLASLSQNLSIDNSSLLKNDNFVRCPFDPNHLMPPEALFLHSLRCPKPLDLTHLLGSFTSYRNKLELPLNNGGGDVCFFYKECPGVVSFSGIDNNKKSLKLCSDFVGSCEEEKKKKKSVFDKRLRLLPSDVYAVKSEIGRWREYPSSYSYSVLSSILSSRVVGMSELSTWILVNSMRYGVIIDTYIRDHVFLLFRLCLKAVVEEASGFIIEPDANSCERRTFECPVLVRVLSWLASHLAVLYGEGNGKFLALDMFKHCIEVSASRIMLFLSPESSGVLEVMDDAKFGNEDVAEAVAALYERSKLERKIRAIRYAQPLTRYQRVAEHGVMTAKADEERKGRPNYRPIIDHDGLPRQRSSNQDMDKRKTREELLAEERDYKRRRMSYRGKKVKRTPRQVLRDMIEGFTEEVKLAGGIGCFEKGMPLHSSSSSIGNDQKESVSTTLTDASARAYNQGKGEKRADSEYPMDTRTSTDRGKRYEEYDSSSSQRQQSHRSYKRSVRRDDDDDDEYRRTKRRSHEKESHHQNHISSRERSSSDYKTKRDDGYDRRSSRETRKQNSFEDRYNPLERD